From the Neobacillus sp. PS3-34 genome, the window TTTTCTTTATTGTATTATTAACTACGATTCCTTTCTTTGTTTTTTCCCATCAGCGTCCCTTCTGGATGGTTACGCTCATCATTGTATTAGAGCTTGGGAAAGTCGCAGAGTTTGTACGGAAAACCGTTACAGAAATACAGCAAACCACCTATTACGATGCTGGTATCGTCTCGGGGACAAAAATTTGGGGACTTTGGAAATGGTATTATTGGCCGGGTTGCTTTTCCCAATGGCTCTCGTATTTTATCCAGCATATGGCAATGATGCTATTTTTACTAGGGCAATTAGGCTTTTTTAGTATCTATGTTTCCCAGCGTTTTGAACAGATTAAGGGTGGAGTTGCGCATGTTTTCACCATGTATGGACTTGTTAATACCTCGATTGGCTGGCCAACCTTCTTAGGCCGCACGTTTCTTGATATTTACTTTTGTCCCTGGGTGCCAATTGAAGCATGTATCGTTATCACACTCACGATTTTCTCATTCATCGCTTTAGGCAAAGGAATCCTGCAATATTCATTATTAAAGCAAAAGGGAATGATTTATCGTAAGGAAAGCGGTTCTATTATGGATCGTTTCTCCTTTAAGTTTTTATTTAAAAAGGAAAGTGAAATATCAAAATAGATATTAATGAGAAGATCTAGCTTACTAGCTAGATCTTTTTCTGTGTATTTCGAGTGGAATACTAATATTTTCTTGAGTATCCTACCTCTTTCGACAGTAAAAAAAGAGCCAAAAGGCTCTTGATGGGTTCACTTCACTATTCCAGCTCTCAAATTAGGAATGCCAAATTCCAAATAACCCTTTAAGCAGGTTAGCATGTATACCCAACCTTCTTTATTATCTAACAGATTATTTATGAGATTATCATCCTTTTCATTAAAGCCTTCTTCGTTTACTTCTATAATGGTATTTGAAGGATCCAACTCTTTCAGTGTAATCGTGACAACATGTCCGTCTCCGGTTGTCCCCCATTGGAAAACGATTTTTCGATTTTCCTCGATTTCCAATACTTTT encodes:
- a CDS encoding SRPBCC family protein: MNNLTKFKIVKPADAVFEALIDPVKMSNYWFSSGSGRWEQGKTITLRYDEYNAEVDIKVLEIEENRKIVFQWGTTGDGHVVTITLKELDPSNTIIEVNEEGFNEKDDNLINNLLDNKEGWVYMLTCLKGYLEFGIPNLRAGIVK